The window ACGACTTCTGGAAGAAAAGCGGATCACCACCGAAGGAGAAAGCATCACCCTGCGCTACAAATCCGCATCTCTATCTGCCGCTCCGGGAACAGAGACAGGACAGAAAGAGAATTATATCCCTGTCTCTTCAGAGGGGGAACTCATCAGAAGATTGGTGCGACAGCCGCTTATCCAACGCAAACCAGTAGGCTACCACCGTTCCTTTTTGGAGGAGTACGAACCGGGCCGTACCTTTTATCTTCCAGATGAACTGCGCAGCCAGTTTCATGAAATGGGACGTACTCCGGCGGGAGAACGTCCTGCCGGTACCTATGCCAGAGATATTCTCAACCGCCTGCTGATTGACCTCTCCTGGTCTTCTTCCCGGCTGGAAGGAAATACCTACAACCGTCTTGACACAGAAGAACTGATTGCATTTGGCCGGAAGGCAGCAGGAAAAGACCTGCGGGAAACCCAGATGATCCTCAATCATAAGGCGGCCATAGAAATGCTCATCGAAGAGGCTGATCAGGTCGGGTTTAATGCCTTCACTTTTTTCAATCTGCACGCCCTGCTTTCGGAAAACCTGCTCCCGGATGAAGACGCCTCCGGGAGGTTGCGCCGCAAACCGGTGGATATTTCCGGTTCGGTCTTTCATCCCCTGGCCATGCCCCAGGTACTGGAGGACTGTTTCCGGCTCTTGCTTCAAAAAGCTGCCGCCATACCGGACCCCTTTGAACAGGCATTTTTTATCATGGTGCAGCTGCCCTATCTCCAGCCCTTTGAGGATGTGAACAAACGTGTTTCCCGCTTGGGAGCCAACATCCCCTTAATCTGCAATAATCTCTGCCCGCTTTCTTTTATTGATGTGCCGGAGCAGGCCTATATCGACGGTACGCTCGGGGTTTATGAATTCAATCAGATAGATCTGCTCCGAGATGTCTTTACCTGGGCATACGAGCGCTCCTGCCAGCGCTATCTGGCCGTCACCCAGACCATGGTTGAACCGGATCCCTTGCGTATTCAATATCGGGAGGCGTTGATCCAGGCCGTACAACTGGTTGTCCGTGAACAGAACAGAGTGAATTCCGAGCATATTCAGCAGCTCATTGATGAATTGGTTCTAGAAAAGGATAAAGAGAGCTTTAAGGCCATGCTGGCCGACAACGTGGAACGTCTGCACGAGGGGAATGTGGCTCGGTACCGGCTGAAGCTCTCTGAGTTTCAGGAGTGGAAAATCAATCGAGTCTGACCCTATTGATCCTGACCCTATTGATCCATGAACCCTTTTTTCGGGAAGCTGGCTTTTCTGATTGATGAACCTTGGTAGTTGGAATGCCCGTTCGGGACTGGCTCGAAGCAGGCATCGGGATAGGCTGGAAGCATGCTTCGGGGAAGGCTCGACAGTGCATCGGGATACTCCCGACGCATGCTTCGGGATGCCTCGAACACTGCATCGGGCTGAACCCCGACAGTGCGTCGAGATTCTCCTGAGAGGGGCAAGGGGAAGAACAAGGGATGAGAGAATAATAAATCCGTCCCCTTTTTCTTTTGTCCCCTTTTTCTTTTTCGATTCAGTTAAGTTAACGATAAGTCATATTCTTTGGATGATTTTAAACCGATTGTAACTAAACGTTTTCCGGCCGTTAGCATCTCATAGGCTTCAGGGCCTACATAGTACCCCTTTATCTTCGAGAACTTTTGTGTTAACAGCTTTGAAAAAAAATTGAACAAAGTGATTGACTCTCTTGCCTCACTTATTGTGTCTATCTCGCCAGCCAGAAGACATTGATTTCCATAGAGCCCACCAAGTCTAACGACTATAGATTTAGGGTTTTTGTCTTGGTAATAAGAATATTGAATACCCTTTTGGGGCACAAATTCCCATTGAGATTTTACATTAACATTTTTGGGTAGGACAAGATAAGCTTGGCACAGCCTAACCTCTTTAACCGATGTTGTTCCTAAGCCCTTAATGTCTAACAGTGATGAAAAATGATCTTTCTGTTTTTTTTCAAATTGACCAACTAAAGCATAATGCAGCTCTAGCTCTGTCTCTAACCTTTTAATGTTCATGAGTAAGTCGTTTCTGGTTGCAAAAAAAAGGCGTAAGTTTTCCATAATTAAAAAGCCCAGTTATTCTTTGGAACGAGAATCACATGACCACTCGTTTTTTGACGGATCATTGCAGCCGCAGCGGCTTCTCTTAAAGTGGGTGTAACTCCATCAGATTGAGTGTCTACCGTCTGTATTCTAATGATTTTTCCATCTTTCTCTGCTGTTATATCAACCCAGTTACTACCTTTCCTTCCCCCTCCTGGGCCAGGTAGGTATTCTTCTTTCATATATCCCACATTCCGCACGTTGACATCTCAGAAAAATATTTTATAACCTGCTGCTACAGAACTATATTTTTCTCATCAATCAGACAGGATGTATGGAAAGCAAAACAACTCTTTTATCGCAGGAATGCTCCAGTAAGATTCTCAATCATTTGGGTTTAGTAGCCGGTACGTATGATGAACTCGGACTGGGCGAGTTAATTGACAGTTTGATTCCTCAGGATAAAGAGAAACGGGTGGTCTCGGTCGGTCAGGCAGTTAAGGCGATGGTTGTTAATGGGTTGGGGTTCGCAAATCGGGCACTGTATCTGACCCCGCATTTTTTTCAGGACAAGCCTGTGGATCGACTCATCGGAGAAGGCATTAAGGCTCAGGACCTGAACGACACAGTGTTAGGTCGGGCCTTGGACACAATTTACAAGCATAATCCCGAAGAGTTATATGCGTATCTTGCGGTCAGGACAGTTGAGCGTCTCGGATTATTTGTCCGTTTCGGCCACTTGGATTCAACAAGCTTTCATACCGATGGCAGCTATCAGGACAACGGATCAGAAGAGGAAGATGGTGTTGTTCGGATTACAAAAGGCTACAGTCGGGATCATCGTCCAGATCTAAACCAGATTGTTTTGCAGCTGATTTGTGAACGACAAGCTGGTATCCCGCTTCTCATGAAACCGCTCAGTGGCAACAGTAGCGACAAAACAGATTTTCGGAAAACAATTCAAGCGCATATTGATCAGCTGAAAAACGATTTCATCCTGAAGTATCTGGTTGCAGACAGTGCGCTCTATACAGCGGAGACACTCAGGGAATTGAGCAGGATCTTGTGGATTTCCCGAGTGCCGGAGACCTTGGCCCTGTCCCGGGAAGTTATCCATGCAGTAGCACCAGATTTGATGAAGGATCCAGAACAAGCAGCTTTTCGCAGTCTCGGGATAGAGTATGGCGATGTCAGGCAGCGCTGGTTAGTTGTCTATTCTCCTGAAGCATATCAACGAAATCTCAAGACCGTGAACAAAAAATGTCTGAAGTTGAGCACAGCTGAGGCCAAGCAGTTCGATAAATTATGCAAGCAGGATTTTTCTTGCGAGGCTGATGCGTTAAAGGCCTTCTCCCGTTTTGAAAACAAACTGAAAATGCTCTCAATTCATGGCGCTCATGTTGTTGCCTTGCCTCGTCATACGGGGAAAGGACGACCTGCCAAGGGGAAACATCCGGATTTTTATGTTTATCGAATTGAAGGCAACCCAGCATCCCTGCTTCATGAGAGAACTCGGTTGTTGGAGCGAAAAAGCTGTTTTATTCTGGCAACGAACCAGTTGGATTGCGAAGAGTTGTCCGATGAGGAACTTCGGGAAGCGTACAAAGATCAGCAAAAGGTTGAGCGGGGCTTTCGCTTCCTCAAAGATCCATTTTTCATGGCTTCCACTCTTTTCCTGAAATCTCGAAAACGTATCATGGCCCTGATGATGGTCATGACCCTTTGCCTTCTCGTTTATGCAGCTTTAGAGTATCGTATCCGGGAAGAGCTTGATACAAATAACGAAACTTTCCCAAATCAGAAGGGAAAGCCCGTTTCTGCTCCTACAGCCCGTTGGGTATTTCAGTTTTTTTCAGGAATTCATGTGCTGATTATCGGGGGTGCGCAACAAGCAGTTTTAAATTTGAATGAGCACCACCTGCGTCTACTCAGATTGTTGGGTGCGAGGTATGAAATACTATATTCCTGAAATTGACAAAGGGTATGCGGAATGTGGGATATATCCACCACCGCCAGTAATTTTCCATCCACGTGCTTTTAATTGGTCTGCAATAGCCCTATTTTGGGCGCGTGTATCTCGTTTACCAAGCCTGCCTTTGTATTGAGCTGTTTTTACAAAAGTCACCGCTCCGTTTAATAATAGAGCACCTCTAAATAGAGCTAATTCGGTGTTACCTTCCGAAATAGCATCAGCAATTCCGACTACTCCTAACCCAAGACCACCAACGACTAAGACTGGCTTCACAAATTTTATTACACCAAGAGGACCAAGCAAAGTCCCCACCACACCAGACTCAAAAGCTCCGGCAAGAATTGGGTCACCCCTAAGTGCTGCATCAGCACCTCCTATGGCAGCAGAGACTGAAAAATTAAGCAACATTCCACGTATCACAGTAGATGCCATGAGGCTCGACAGAGAGTAGTCCATCTCCCCACTCGGATCGACATTCATCACCGGATTATCCCCGGCATAAAGATACCGATGCAGAGTAATCGGCTCATGCATATTCCCGGCATACGGATCAACCGAAGTAAACCGTCCACTCCCCTGATCATAATACCGCGCCCTGAGATAATAGAACCCCGCGTTCGGGTCAAACTGCTCCCCGGTGTAGAGATAGTCGTTCTCCGTGCTTCCGCTGCTGTTCAGCAGATTACCGAAGGCATCGTAATCATAGCTGTCCGTCACAGCCCCGCTGCTGTTAACAAGCTGGCGGCTGGAGAGCTGCCCGTCGTAGAGATAATAGGAAAGGTCACCCCGATTCTGGGCGATCAGGTCATCGCCGTAGAGGTAGGAAACCGCAAGGGTACTTTCTCCCTCATACTCCTCCAGCACCTGGGCATAATCCCGGTTGGCATCGACAAGGTAACGATGCAATGCCGAACTGTTGACCTGCTTGGCTGTGCGGATGCCGTTATGGTCGTACCAGTAATGAGTGGTGCCATCGGTCGGATGGTTGATCTGAACCAGACGGTTGCTGTCATCGTAGACGTACTCAATGGTCTCGCTGCCTACGGTCTTATGGGTCAGATTGCCATTATTGTCATAGAGATAGGTCGATGTGTCATCATTCTCCAGGCGATCATTATCGTTATAATCATATGATTGCGTCACTCCGCCCACGGTCTTGGTCTCACGATTACCGACCTTGTCATAGGTGTAGGAGATAACAGCGTTCCCCTGCACCGGATCGGTGATTTCCTCATCGGTCAGGCGATAGAGTGAGTCGTAGGTATACTCCACAGAACGACCAGAGAGTTCGTCAACCTGAAGACGATTTCCTGCCAGTCCCAGGGTATAGGCGTAGGACGAGATCAGTGAGTTATCCGCAGCCCGGTTCTTGAGCAGCTTCAGTCGATTCAGAGCATCATAGGTGTAGCTGGTCATAGTACCGTTGGGCAAGCTCACCGTATCGCGATTGCCCACAGCATCATAGGTATAGGCGGTGACCGTGGTATCAGGTGCTGTCACCGTCTCCAGCCGATTCAAAGCATCAAAGGTAAAGCCTGTGGTGCCGGATGGCACGGTCAACGAGGTCCTGTTACCGGCAAGGTCGTACCCATAGCTGATAAAGGTGCCGTCCGGGTTATCCCGTCGCGTGACACGGCCCACGCTGTCGTATTCATACTCTGTCAGCCCCTGGGAGGTGGTGACCGTTTCTATCTGGCCGGTTCCCAGGTAGGTATACTCTTCTGTTGTCTCATCTGGCAGGGTCTTCCTGGTCAGTCTGCCGCAACAGGGGCTGTATTCAAATTCGGTTGTCCTGTTATTGAAATCAGTATGCGTGAGTACTTTTCCGACAGCATCATAGGTAAAGGACTCCTCCTGGAGGAGAGGCAGGGTATGGGTAAGCACATTGCCGCTGTTGTCATAGCTCCATTTGGTTGTCCGATTTTCCGCATCGGTCTGGGTCAGCTTATTACCCACCTCGTCATAGATATATGAAGTCCGCCCTTTTTGATCGTCAACAACAGCGGTCAGCCGACCCACGTCATCGTATTCAAAGGTCGTAACCTCATCGTTCTGATCGGTTACTGTTTTTTTGCGACCAACCCTATCATAGAGCGTATGAATACGGGTACCGTCGACAAAGATGGTGTCTGTTTTGCGGTTTGCACCGTCGTAGACAAAGCTGGTTGTATTGCCGCGTGCATCAGTAACAGATATCTGGTTGCCTGCCAGTAATTTTAAATTTTAATATTATCAAGTCGATAGCCTTTTGATCTCAAGCTGCTCAAACATAAAATTTATCAGCTGAGACCAATTACTGAAAAATAAATATTTGGTTAATGCTTTCAGGTCATTAAAAAATGTTTTCCGGACAGACAAGACCGATCTGACGGCTTTGTATTTTTTATCAACAAATTCCAGGAAAGTATGGGCCAGAAATGCGACCAAGTTGAGAGTCAGCAAGGTGTTCGAGAGAAATTTATCACCATGTCCGAAATTGTGATCTAAATGATAGCCTTTTGTTTTGAGGATATTATTGTTTTCATTTTCCACTTTCCATCGAGTTCTTCCGGCTTGTACTATAGATTGAACATTGGTTCTGTCTATTTTAAAATCAGTGATAAAAGTATTTTTATACAGAACCTCTTGTGTTTTGGTGTTAATGACGGTCAACTCAACCCAATTGACAGAAGGAGCGTCATCCCCCTGCTTGAGGGGTAAGTCATTAGCATAACGATAAGTATGAAGCTCGTGAAATTTTCCGTTCCATTTTCTTTGAGAACTTACTGTAATACCATCTTTCTTTTCAAGTTCGGCAACATACTGATAAAGGGTCGTATGTGAGGAGGGTTTGCAAATCAGGATAAAGCGAAAACTGTGTGCCGATAATAAGTTGCAAAACGGCCCTCTGGAAAACAAGTCGTCTCCCAGGATGATAACTTTTCGATCCGATAAAGAGGAATTCCGTTCAATCCAGCGCTTAGCAGCATTCAACTCGCAATCCTGTTTTGCAGAACCATCCTGAGGGGTGACGAATTCCGGTTCCAGAGCGATGACCTTGTTGTTGTCCGGTGCAGCTACCACCGGGGTAAGAACCTTATGGGAATAACTTACCGTTCCATTGGAGTTATGAGTAACGGAACAGTTTTCACAATGTATTTTGGAGGAACGAAAAAATTCTGTACCATCTATCGGAACCAACAAATAATCATCCAGCACTCTATAACGATCCAAGTATCCAGCACTTTCAAGCCGATCAAAAGTTTCTGAAAAAATCGGATAAAAATTATCAGAAGTAAGGGTGTCAAGAAGATTACGGGTCTGATTATCCGACATGATTTGTGTTATTCCGAACAAACTTTGAGCATTATTATGCCCGTGAGCCTGCTGCATTGCCCGCTGATAAGATAAGAATGATGGGGATTGGTTGAAAAACATGGAAAACGCACCTAACGCCGCATCCTTCATTGAATATGTGAGGTTTGGGCTGAATTTCCGGTAATCCGGGAGTTCATCAAATATGCTATGGATCTGATTGACAAACGTATCGAATGTTAATTCTTTGGTATTTGAAGGCATAAGCAGAGGACTCGTGTGATATTGATCATGCCTTTCAATAACACATATTCGTTAAATAAAATAGTACGTTGTCAAATTTATAATTGCTGCCGCATCCTTC is drawn from Candidatus Electrothrix aestuarii and contains these coding sequences:
- a CDS encoding IS1634 family transposase, yielding MESKTTLLSQECSSKILNHLGLVAGTYDELGLGELIDSLIPQDKEKRVVSVGQAVKAMVVNGLGFANRALYLTPHFFQDKPVDRLIGEGIKAQDLNDTVLGRALDTIYKHNPEELYAYLAVRTVERLGLFVRFGHLDSTSFHTDGSYQDNGSEEEDGVVRITKGYSRDHRPDLNQIVLQLICERQAGIPLLMKPLSGNSSDKTDFRKTIQAHIDQLKNDFILKYLVADSALYTAETLRELSRILWISRVPETLALSREVIHAVAPDLMKDPEQAAFRSLGIEYGDVRQRWLVVYSPEAYQRNLKTVNKKCLKLSTAEAKQFDKLCKQDFSCEADALKAFSRFENKLKMLSIHGAHVVALPRHTGKGRPAKGKHPDFYVYRIEGNPASLLHERTRLLERKSCFILATNQLDCEELSDEELREAYKDQQKVERGFRFLKDPFFMASTLFLKSRKRIMALMMVMTLCLLVYAALEYRIREELDTNNETFPNQKGKPVSAPTARWVFQFFSGIHVLIIGGAQQAVLNLNEHHLRLLRLLGARYEILYS
- a CDS encoding RHS repeat-associated core domain-containing protein, producing the protein MAGNQISVTDARGNTTSFVYDGANRKTDTIFVDGTRIHTLYDRVGRKKTVTDQNDEVTTFEYDDVGRLTAVVDDQKGRTSYIYDEVGNKLTQTDAENRTTKWSYDNSGNVLTHTLPLLQEESFTYDAVGKVLTHTDFNNRTTEFEYSPCCGRLTRKTLPDETTEEYTYLGTGQIETVTTSQGLTEYEYDSVGRVTRRDNPDGTFISYGYDLAGNRTSLTVPSGTTGFTFDALNRLETVTAPDTTVTAYTYDAVGNRDTVSLPNGTMTSYTYDALNRLKLLKNRAADNSLISSYAYTLGLAGNRLQVDELSGRSVEYTYDSLYRLTDEEITDPVQGNAVISYTYDKVGNRETKTVGGVTQSYDYNDNDRLENDDTSTYLYDNNGNLTHKTVGSETIEYVYDDSNRLVQINHPTDGTTHYWYDHNGIRTAKQVNSSALHRYLVDANRDYAQVLEEYEGESTLAVSYLYGDDLIAQNRGDLSYYLYDGQLSSRQLVNSSGAVTDSYDYDAFGNLLNSSGSTENDYLYTGEQFDPNAGFYYLRARYYDQGSGRFTSVDPYAGNMHEPITLHRYLYAGDNPVMNVDPSGEMDYSLSSLMASTVIRGMLLNFSVSAAIGGADAALRGDPILAGAFESGVVGTLLGPLGVIKFVKPVLVVGGLGLGVVGIADAISEGNTELALFRGALLLNGAVTFVKTAQYKGRLGKRDTRAQNRAIADQLKARGWKITGGGGYIPHSAYPLSISGI
- a CDS encoding Fic family protein; this encodes MSRRIPAEELDVIAHVLAEHPQGLGISALEKKLFTRLPYINRRTLQRRLKRLLEEKRITTEGESITLRYKSASLSAAPGTETGQKENYIPVSSEGELIRRLVRQPLIQRKPVGYHRSFLEEYEPGRTFYLPDELRSQFHEMGRTPAGERPAGTYARDILNRLLIDLSWSSSRLEGNTYNRLDTEELIAFGRKAAGKDLRETQMILNHKAAIEMLIEEADQVGFNAFTFFNLHALLSENLLPDEDASGRLRRKPVDISGSVFHPLAMPQVLEDCFRLLLQKAAAIPDPFEQAFFIMVQLPYLQPFEDVNKRVSRLGANIPLICNNLCPLSFIDVPEQAYIDGTLGVYEFNQIDLLRDVFTWAYERSCQRYLAVTQTMVEPDPLRIQYREALIQAVQLVVREQNRVNSEHIQQLIDELVLEKDKESFKAMLADNVERLHEGNVARYRLKLSEFQEWKINRV
- a CDS encoding ISNCY family transposase produces the protein MPSNTKELTFDTFVNQIHSIFDELPDYRKFSPNLTYSMKDAALGAFSMFFNQSPSFLSYQRAMQQAHGHNNAQSLFGITQIMSDNQTRNLLDTLTSDNFYPIFSETFDRLESAGYLDRYRVLDDYLLVPIDGTEFFRSSKIHCENCSVTHNSNGTVSYSHKVLTPVVAAPDNNKVIALEPEFVTPQDGSAKQDCELNAAKRWIERNSSLSDRKVIILGDDLFSRGPFCNLLSAHSFRFILICKPSSHTTLYQYVAELEKKDGITVSSQRKWNGKFHELHTYRYANDLPLKQGDDAPSVNWVELTVINTKTQEVLYKNTFITDFKIDRTNVQSIVQAGRTRWKVENENNNILKTKGYHLDHNFGHGDKFLSNTLLTLNLVAFLAHTFLEFVDKKYKAVRSVLSVRKTFFNDLKALTKYLFFSNWSQLINFMFEQLEIKRLST